From one Diprion similis isolate iyDipSimi1 chromosome 7, iyDipSimi1.1, whole genome shotgun sequence genomic stretch:
- the LOC124408357 gene encoding N-acetylglucosaminyl-phosphatidylinositol biosynthetic protein gpi1 isoform X3, with product MTKTILVFVPKELCHEKPGYTFGRVVYDSWNDSKKFFIVGVRKVDSGNAVQSNSDLIGYFSGSDNTHEYLDKTLSDWINVYLSPNSQSNAINYEYCIRDVLVDSAKITPSAYHTVIIIYDQTALLQAELLVNKAPSGDHFQELKQTLQQRSIKDEINRKSKINLIGEILLTYHALFLLYIMQFLYKIASKLFPVLKYSALGLHMHSWLENGQWTLTTIVQRKKITLKTGNYIVAMVLDVLLGILLLQFLLENIGHAPPSRVLLNNAERVVESLKGLVNWLMGAPAGLKLNYSFNGMLGRFFLYHINLWWTFLVVSEPLLEFAFEVLILCGRLGATFQIAIIADLLALVSFHSYCIYVYAARLFNMQLRGLMALFHLFLGKKKNPLRERVDSCQYQADQLFVGTLLFTILLFLMPTTWVYYSVFTTAQ from the exons ATGACAAAGACTATATTAGTATTTGTTCCTAAGGAACTTTGCCATGAGAAGCCGGGTTACACGTTTGGCAGAGTCGTATATGATTCCTGGAAtgattcaaagaaattttttatcgttggTGTGAGGAAGGTGGATTCTGGCAATGCGGTTCAATCAAACAGCGATTTGATCGGGTACTTTTCCGGCTCTGACAACACGCATGAGTATTTAGACAAAACATTATCGGATTGGATAAACGTCTATTTGTCTCCAAATTCCCAGTCCAATGCCATTAACTACGAATATTGCATCCGTGACGTTCTCGTAGACAGTGCCAAGATCACACCATCCGCATATCACACTGTGATTATAATTTACGATCAAACTGCGTTGCTACAGGCCGAATTGTTGGTAAACAAGGCACCGTCGGGTGATCACTTTCAAGAACTGAAGCAAACTCTGCAACAAAGGTCCATAAAGGATGAGATAAAtaggaaatcaaaaattaatctCATCGGAGAGATCCTTCTGACTTATCATGCATTATTTCTGTTGTACATAATGCAATTCCTCTACAAAATAGCGAGCAAACTTTTTCCGGTATTGAAATACTCTGCTCTTGGCTTACACATGCACAGTTGGCTGGAAAACGGACAATGGACTTTGACCACAATTgtacagagaaagaaaatcacaTTAAAAACTGGAAACTACATTGTGGCCATGGTACTCGACGTCTTACTCGGTATCTTGCTTCTGCAATTTTTGTTAGAAAATATTGGACATGCACCACCCTCTCGAGTACTGTTAAATAATGCAGAG AGGGTTGTTGAATCACTGAAAGGGCTGGTAAACTGGTTAATGGGAGCGCCAGCAGGCTTGAAACTGAACTACTCGTTCAATGGGATGCTGGGTCGTTTTTTCTTATACCACATCAACCTGTGGTGGACATTTTTGGTGGTCAGTGAACCTTTACTTGAATTTGCATTCGAGGTTCTAATCCTTTGTGGAAGACTAGGTGCCACTTTCCAAATAGCTATAATAGCTGATCTCTTGGCTCTTGTCAGCTTCCACAGTTACTGCATCTACGTTTATGCGGCAAG ACTGTTCAACATGCAACTGAGAGGTCTGATGGCACTGTTCCATTTGTTCcttggaaagaagaagaatccgTTGAGAGAGAGGGTGGATTCATGTCAGTATCAGGCTGATCAATTGTTTGTTGGAACATTGTTGTTTACTATCCTCCTGTTTCTAATGCCAACAACGTGGGTTTACTACTCCGTTTTCACTACT